Below is a genomic region from Hemitrygon akajei unplaced genomic scaffold, sHemAka1.3 Scf000054, whole genome shotgun sequence.
caccgtcgccggaaacccattccacacacggaccactctctgtgtaaaaatcttacgccTGATAACTCACCGGCACAGATTCTTATAGAggcaggaggagcatcagagaatttCATGGACAttccatttcccagcactgtgcccagttagaaggtcatttctctctccaacttgggttgaccttcactgtaacagtgtgatgtcagatcacacctcgGCGACCAAAGTGATCTCATcttaaatgttgtccttcacccactgattaattttgcttttttttcaggTTAAACACGACAAGaaatttgtctacgggaatctcgaacacaacacgcCAGTCTCGCTGCGTCTGCCCAGATATTTAAAAAGTGGAACGGGGTATTCGTaaaatcatccttcctgctcatttCCCGATCCTACCTGTTTCGACTGGGAAGGGACTCGCTCGGTCATTTGACCTACTGGCATACCTGTCATTTTACACCGGGAagcggccgttcatctgctcagactgtgggaagggattcactcggtcatcccaattaCGGACACACCAGTCGGTTTACACTAAGGAGAGGCCGGTcacctgctgaatttgtggggaaggtcaTCTGAAGTAAtggcacatcagcgagttcacactggagaggggccattcacctgctcagactgtgggaagggattgactcagtcatctcaccttctgaaacaccagtcagttcacactgcggAGGGgcaattcacctgctcagactgtgggaaaggattcactaaatcatctcacctactgaaacaccagtcagtccacactggggagaagccgttcacctgctcagactgtgggaagggatacacTCGGTCCTTTCAGCTGAAGGCACATCTgagacttcacactggggagagaccatacatctgttttttgtgtgggaaggggttcactcagttaTCTAACCTAAAAGCACACGAGTCAGTTCACGCTGGGGAGCGGcccttcatctgctcagactgtgggaagcgattcactcgatcatctcatctgaaggttCATCAgagtgttcacactggggagaggcctttcacctgctcagactgtgggaagggattcactcattcatcctacCTCAGGAGACACCGGGTAGTTCACTCTGGGGAGAGGcgattctcctgctccgactgtgggaagggattcaatcgatcATACGACCTACAGAAGCAccaacaagttcacactggggagaggccgttcacctgctcagtctgtgagaagggattcacgcgGCCATTCGACCTAcaaagacaccagcgagttcacactggggagaggccgttcacctgctcagtctgcgggaaaggattcactttcgCATCtcacctacagacacaccagtcagttcactccggggaaaggccattcagctgctcagtctgtgggaagacattcactcagtcatctaacctacacagacaccagcgagttcacagtggggaacggccgttcacctgctcagactgtgggaagggattcgcgcGGTCATCTaatctactgagacaccagcgagttcacactgggtagaggccgatcatctgctcagactttcgggagagattctctcagccatctccaccaaatgtgcatcattgagtttccactggggagaggccgttcatccgttgtgaatgtgggaaggaatttactcagtaatctaaccttgtgacaagtggagtttaatattctggatctgagacaaataaattagttatattttaaactctgtctctggtacttagtgaatttataacacgcCTAGTGCAGAGTAGGGAGTCAACTCAGGCTAGCTGGatcctgccagtgattctgttccaggacagtccTTTAAATCCTCCCCGGttgttccactctctctctccctgtcggatGGGttccagtcaccactctgtgggtgaagaggcttCCCTTGAATTCCCTGCTGACTGAAGAagacgagctgactgcagttctgtctgagatgttcttcaccCCTCTCATCTCTGGACTGAAGAAGAATGACTTTGGTAGTTAACCTCCTTATTCACGATTGATTTCCACATTATgtgtcattttccctgcttctaaaagTTGTTGAAAACACCCCTGTCCtttaaagactgaaagcagaatggaaaACCATCTGTTGGATGTTCAAcgaagcagggtcagaaacccgaGGGgtgtctgcacagggcagagtttggggctctggattaTGAACGTATGATGATGAGAAGGGAAGCAGCAGCGGGgcgtggcaacgaatgacagagtagcaacatttggaagctgattgacagagaaaatcttttgtttgtctgactgatgaGAGAAACAATAactgtggtgaggtgctccactggttgTGGAACATGTGTGTGTTGGGATTGGTTTTATCTATTAAGgttgttgttcctgcttgtttatcttgtagtattatatccggatggttattatggattgtcctatctgaaacATTGTATTGATAATCATATAATTTGTAATATTTGGACTCTAAAACcggatcaggcttgaatttatggagCCTTTAAGAAGTGATAGAGGgcattcatgagtttgtattttaaagattttggtaaatgatatttgccacttgattgtacttttgtaagtaatcagattgaattaaactgctgcaggagccTGGAATGTCTTCGattgtctttggtttctcttggcattttctgcatttactgCTTTGTTTGTTTGTTGGTAGAATCTGCGGGTAGAATGAAGGGATAGTaaatgtaaaaacaaaccccctgatgggaattgtatagagacctccaaacagtagtaagtatgtggtccacaaattacaatgggagatagaaaatgcgtaccaaaagggcaatattacaagatcacaagacaaaggagcagaaataggtgagtctgctccgccactccaccttATGTTAATAAGAGGGTTAAAAATGGAACCAAGGCAAattcatgtttgatagagctatttagaaaaaagaaaagtataattcagataatggtagtagagtAATTTCGAGCgtgtacattaaaacaaaatgggacaaggaatgaggaatatttatatctgaggaagaatggacaatattaTGGAGTTATCAATTGaggtgtaccagttcacagaaatggacggagtttggatggaaaaccttgataagatattttattacaccctctcagaaatcccattataatAGTTAACTTCCTGTTTGCTGGAGTaattgtggaaatgaaaatgcaaaccattatcatatgtTCTGGGATTGCCCTGTTGTCAAAGACTATAGGAGTGGGATACACACTGCCCTGAAAGACATTTTAAATGTGACGTCCCcatagaaagtaagaccatatattttgggtatacacCTCAAGAATGCtaacaaagagataaatatttaatgaattttCTGCTGGTTGCTggtaaaaagattttttttaccaAGAAATTGTTATCACAGGACAGCCCCACCTTAAACGCATGAATGGAAGTtataatggacatttacaaaatggagaagataacagcatctgttagtcataagttggaacaatttgattcatactggaaaaaatggtttaactacataacacctcatagacctgattttattctcacaaatgaatgaaaatattgtaaaaaggatcactgcctacttgtacatagttttctcctttcgcttgttctttctttcctctcttttctataagtgtatacctcagatgaatattatgtggagattcgTGGCAAATATATATGTAAAGtacctgaaatacatcttatggaaatgtttgttgatGATGAAcatcattaaaaaaataaattacaataaaaagagtCCCgaggaaggatcttggcccgaaatgttgattcccatccatagatgctgcctgacatgctgagctccttcagcactttgtgtgtagttctctagatttctagcatctgcaggccCTCTTGCTTCCCAGATACTTATATATTTCTTGAGAGAACAAGCTGGTAGTGGGgtttgtggctctgttggtaaaatattaaataaaataattagaaagaggCGGCATAGGGTCTGAACGTGTAGAATCAGTGGGTAGAATGAAGGAatagcaaatgtaaaaaaaaactccttgatgggaattgtatagagatttccaaacagtagtaagtatgtggtccacaaattacaatgagagatagaaaatgcgtgccaacagggcaatgttacaatagtcatgggggattgtcatgcaagtgattaggaaaatcaggatggtgttggtctcaagaggaggaattcctagaatgcctacaagatgcatttttagagcagctcatgattgAGACCACTTgcggatcagctattctggattgggtgatgtAACGAACCGGAATCAATTAGGTCACTTAATttcaaagaacccttagggacaaGAGATCTTAATACGAttaaattcaccctgacattagagaaggagaagcaaaAGTCTGATGCGGAataattagagaggcatgagagaaaaattggtcaaaattgatttgaaaagaacacgggcagggatgaaaacagagcagcaatggctggaatttctggaagcaattcggaaggcacaggatatatacatcacaacgaggaagtagtattccaaagggaaggtgacaaaaccgtggctgataagagaaaccaaagaaaacGTAAAACCCAAGGAGAgggcatagagcaaaaattactaggaagttagaggattggaaagcttttaaaaacaaacagaatgtaactaaaataattaagaaagaaaagatgtAATACATCGGTGTGCTAgctagtaatattaaagaggataccaaatttttcttcagctacatatagtgcaaaagagaggcggAAGTGGTCGGGACAACACGggactgcagaagatggaaattaactcCTTAGAAGATtagcaaagaggttagagagtatttgttagagagagtgcaatgaagattcatcagactgatccctggagtggtggggtcatcatatgaagaaagatcaaatatgataaccctttcatttagagaatcgaggagtGAGAggagaacacattgaaatgcacaacatccttactggttgaaccagggatcccagtctctgaaaaaggggtggACTGAAAGATGATGCTGAACAGGTAATAATGGGGTTGTGGTGCAAAgtgatggcagaagaactgagtaagtattgtaCGTCAATCTTATCTCTCGAAGGCACCagcaggaatatggaagtcccagatgttagtgctcagaatgtgtaaagttacatTACACGAGAGAAGATTCTTCGGAAACAGAgagggtctgaaggtaaataggtcacctggaccagatggtgtacaccccagaaatctgaaagaggtgactgaggagatgtggaggcattagcaattgATTTTTTCAAGAATCgttaaggaaataaaatcctaaTAAGTTTTTTccttcactactccccctctcgcagttttacctatcaccgaccacttcttccaccccttcaccctcacacttcttccacccctctcatcctcacacttcactactccccctctcGCGGTTTTACCTGTCACCGACCACTTcgtccaccccttcacttccacacttcttcctctgacgtctcatcttcccccccgcccccccccccgtcctgatgaagggtctcggcccgaaacgtcgactgtttactatttcccatatttgctgcctggcctcctaggttccgccagcattttgtgtttgtgttgcttggattcctaGCATcctcagattttctcctgttttggaTAAAACCAAAAGCGGGGTCACGTAATATAGCAAGaaaactgtgggaagtgagaggattggaaagcttttagatAATTAACAGGAGacaacaaaaaacacacacaggagagacaagatgataaattaaggtaagtgagccaataatatcaagtatcaaaagttgctcagatatataaagagtaaaagagagtcaagagtTAATATTGTACCGCTGGAAGATGATAGAGCAGTGagtaatagagcaaagaaatagcggccgaatgtaataagtattttgtgtcagtcttcactgtgtcaGACACTCGCAGTATAAGACTATctgacataggagaagaattaggccattcagccccatcaagcctgctccgccattctatcatggctgatcccagttcTCACTCAGCCCCACGCACCTGCCTCCTCGGCATATCctgtaatgccctgactgatcagcaaACTATTAGCTTCTGCCTGAAATGTACCCACAGACTTGTCCCGCACCGCCGTCtgtgtcagagaattccacagattcactgctctctgactaAATAAAATCCTCTTTAACTACTCTAAAAGGTCGCTCCTCAGTTTTGAGGTTGTGCGCTCCATTATGGCTACCCCCACCATACGAAAAGTCCTTTcctcatccaccctatccagACCTTTCCACATTCGTTGGTTTTCCGTGAGATTTAACACCCCCGACCCACATTTATTAAACATAtgtcagtgcaggagtacaggcccaaggctggAAACGCTCCTCATGCCTTAACcgcttcattcccggaatcatcttcttgaacatcctctggactttTTCCAACGACAACAcaccttttctgagatatgggtcccAAATATTCTAAGTGCGGCTTAAGTAGTGTCTTATAAACACCAGTATCATCTCCTTGCTTAGCTATTCTACTTCActttaaataaatgccagcattgcatttgccttctttaccacaggctcaacctgtaaattaaccttctgggagtcttgcccgaAGACTCAGATTTCCTTCTGTACTTCCGTTTTTGAAGTTTCTCCCAGTCAGTTTCACCATTGTTCCTtttcccaaaatgcattatcgtacatttcgaaatattgtattacatcagccactTTTTGCCCGTTATTTAAATTGTttgtgtcctgctgcaatcgcattgcttcctcaacattaccaacGCCTCCACCAATCCTtgaatcatccacaaactttgccacaaagccatcagttccattatccaaatcattgacaaataatgtgaaaagtagcggaccgaatactgacccctgaacaccacaagtcactgctggccaaacagaaaaggccccttttattcccactcgctgcctcttggctgtcagccattcctctgtccatgccagtattacTTCGGATTTCTATCctgctaagcagtctcatgtgtgacaccttatcagatgccttctgaaaatgcaagtaaatgatatccgctgcctcttgtttgtccatcctccttatgacttcctcgaagaactctcactgatttgtcaggcaagatttccctatgCAGAAGCTAtgaggttaagctaactggactataatttgctttcttttgccttcctccctcctcAAAGAGTAAAATGACTTTTGCATTCTTctggtcctccgggaccatgccaggatccagtgattcttgagaaGTCATGACCACTGcgcctgttatctcttcagcaacctctctcaagactccgggatgtagtccatctggtccaggagacttaccCACTTTAAGAACCTGAGTTTGCCTAACACATTTccgtttgtaatagcaatgacactctttCTGGCACACTACCAGTGTCTTCCAcggagaagactgatgcaaaatacctaccaagttcatctaccatctcttccccatttctaccagatgagcatcatttcccagtggtccaatatcaactctcgcctCCCTTTCGCATTTTTATAATGGTTTATTGAATTGTctagtttgctctcatatttc
It encodes:
- the LOC140721337 gene encoding uncharacterized protein yields the protein MVLDAVDSEEHYQSLQGDLHQVGKWAENGRWNLMQASELLLFGMIKQERSYTVHDCGKGYTRSFQLKAHLRLHTGERPYICFLCGKGFTQLSNLKAHESVHAGERPFICSDCGKRFTRSSHLKVHQSVHTGERPFTCSDCGKGFTHSSYLRRHRVVHSGERRFSCSDCGKGFNRSYDLQKHQQVHTGERPFTCSVCEKGFTRPFDLQRHQRVHTGERPFTCSVCGKGFTFASHLQTHQSVHSGERPFSCSVCGKTFTQSSNLHRHQRVHSGERPFTCSDCGKGFARSSNLLRHQRVHTG